In Esox lucius isolate fEsoLuc1 chromosome 3, fEsoLuc1.pri, whole genome shotgun sequence, the sequence GAACACTGTGACATACCCAGCAGATCATTCTGAACGCTGTGACATACCCAGCAGATCATTCTGAACACTGTGACATACCCAGCAGATCATTCTGAACGCTGTGACATACCCAGCAGATCATTCTGAACACTGTGACATACCCAGCAGATCATTCTGAACACTGTGACATACCCAGCAGATCATTCTGAACGTTGTGACATACCCAGCAGATCATTCAGAACACTGTGACATACCCAGCAGATCATTCAGAACACTGTGACATACCCAGCAGATCATTCTGAACACTGTGACATACCCAGCAGATCATTCTGAACACTGTGACATACCCAGCAGATCATTCTGAACGCTGTGACATACCCAGCAGATCATTCTGAGATCATTCTGAACACTGTGACATACCCAGCAGATCATTCTGAACGCTGTGACATACCCAGCAGATCATTCTGAACACTGTGACATACCCAGCAGATCATTCAGAACACTGTGACATACCCAGCAGATCATTCTGAGGCAGCCACTTCATCAGCTTCACGTTGTCTGGAATGTGATCAGGAACTGACCCGGTGTACCGCCACaggacctacacacacacacacacacatatacacacacacacatatatacacacacacatatacacacacacacatatatacatacacacatatacacacacacaggttaatgTTCATGGTCGTTTTTTGGTGGGTTGGTCTAAATCTGAATGTGATCTGAAAGGGTATGAGAGTGATACCTTCTGGGGTATGAGAGTGATACCTTCTGGGGTATGAGAGTGATACCTTCTGGGGTATGAGAGTGATACCTTCTATGGTATGAGAGTGATACCTTCTATGGTATGAGAGTGATACCCTCTGGGGTATGAGAGTGATACCTTCTGGGGTATGAGAGTGATACCTTCTGGGGTATGAGAGTGATACCTTCTATGGTATGAGAGTGATACCTTCTGGGGTATGAGAGTGATACCTTCTGGGGTATGAGAGCGATACCTTCTGGGGTATGAGAGCGATACCTTCTGGGGTATGAGAGTGATACCTTCTGGGGTATGAGAGTGATACCTTCTGGGGTATGAGAGTGATACCTTCTATGGTATGAGAGTGATACCTTCTGGGGTATGAGAGTGATACCTTCTGGGGTATGAGAGCGATACCTTCTGGGGTATGAGAGTGATACCTTCTGGGGTATGAGAGCGATACCTTCTGGGGTATGAGCGCGAAGGCCTGCAGGAAGATATGTGTGATGTCATCTGGTAGAGAAGACACTGTGGTGCCCAGAGAGAAAACTATGAAGCCATTCTCCCCGGATACCCACTGGTTCAGCtcctacgcacacacacacacacatacacacacacacacacacacactaatgttAATACAGCAGTAGCATTGTTACTGGTCTTTCAGACAACTGGGAGTTGGTTAGGTGATAATTCCTCATGAAGGACAACCCAGGTCTTTCCATACTGTCCAGCATTGTGTTCAATTTAGACCTAGTACAACCCACAGCCCAGGTCTGATTGACAGGCTTAGTACAACCCCCAGCCCAGGTCTGATTGACAGGCTTAGTACAACCCCCAGCCCAGGTCTGATTGGCAGGCTTAGTACAACCCACAGCCCAGGTCTGATTGACAGGCTTCGTACAACCCCCAGCCCAGGTCTGATTGACAGGCTTAGTACAACCCACAGTGGGAGGCTTCAAGTATCTCGGTGCATctttactgaaataaaaacaggttTCCCATTTCAGATCTAAATCTTCAGACTGCGTTTGGGTTCTCCCTTTCTGAATTAACCTACACCTAGTTGTCCTACTTGCACTGTTTCAGGTGATGCCACTGCTTTGTAGATATGTGGACAACACTACcagaattatttaaattaaaccaATAGACAGGACAGACCCATGGGCCCTCAGCATCTTCTGAGGATGTAGGTGTCCactgtgcgcacacacacactcacacacgcacactcagacacacacacacactcacacactcacactcagacagacacagacctgGGGGAGAGGGTTCCTGACATGGCAGTTGATTCCTCCCACCAGCACCATGTTAGGCATGAGGGGGCGAGGAAACTCCATTGTGAAGTCATACCTTAGATCCACAGCCAACAATAAGAACAACATGCCCTGTTAGTGTACATATGTGTATGTTTTCAATCCAATCCAATACAAATGAATTTATaaggcacatttaaaaacaaccaggttgaccaaagtgctgtacgTTCACATAAATCaatcagtaaaaacaaataaataaataacaaacaatattGACTCTCATACTGAGTTAAAATCCAGTGAGTAAAGGTGAGGTTTTTTAGTCAGGTTTTAAAAACAGGAAGACTGGGGGCTAACATGGAGAGGCAGTTCATTCCACAACCTCGGGGCCGTGACTGAAAAAGCTTGATCCCCCctgttcagtgtgtgtatgtgtgtttgagcatGTGAATTGTACCTTAGTAACCAGATAGCGGAGTCTGCCAGTACCTCAGCCACGCCCACTTCCTCTCCAAGGAAACGATAGGCCAGCTGGTCAAAGCGCCAGAACATCAGTCGGCACAGCAACGGCTCCACCATGCTCACCTAGAGGATCAGGTGAAAAAGGACTGATTATGTGGgagtgcatgtgcgtgtgtgtgtgtgcgtgcgtgcgtgcgtgtgtgtgttttctcatcAGTATCCTCACCAGTACATTGACGACTCGCTGTGAGAAGCtcatggtgtctgtgtgtcgaGTTAGGAAGCGTGGCAcgtaggagggaggagaggggcagGCAGCGGAGACCAGGTCCTGACCACAGGGGAGCCCTctcagcagacacacagacggaATGCCCAGATGCCGGGCGATCAGGTTCCCTGTAGGCACCAGGGGGTCTGTCAACACTGCATCAAAACCCTGGACAGGGGAGGATGTTCAAACACAAAGGTTCACAGGGATTCTCAAACCTTGTAGGGTCCCGGCCCATTCTGTGATGACATGTTCATTAGGGGTTTCCTCATTTTCAGAAATCAACTTGTGTGAGGTAAAAATATTGGCACTCATGCATAATAAATATTTCTTGatgacacatttttttcttcagttttctcTCAATTCAATGTTAGAtacatgtgattttttttattgtaagatcaagctgattaacaatatcAACAGTTTCTTTACAGTTCTTTCTTTTCATATTTACCCTGGAtgctgcatttcattttgacattttgcAGAGAGAAACTTTGGCCACGTCTCTGGTCCCCACATGTGTAAAGTGAAACCGGAGTCACAAACACAGGACTGTAGACTGACCTGCTGTTCCAGGGATGTGATGAGTGTTGAGTTGAACAGCAGGCTTTCAGCTGTAGTGTGAATGAACGATGAGATTTTCTGAATATTAGCAAAGCGTTGGCACATCCGCTCCACCAGTGGCAGTTTGTTGGCACGAATGTTTTCTTTAGAATTGTCCATCAGCTTGTCTACCATTTCCTGGTCATAGGGGACAGGATATGACACGGTCTTGTAGTGTCTGCTAGGGCCCAGACGAATGCTCACCTCCGGGATCACTACGGTAACCTGATGTCCACGACGACCCATTTCCTCGGCAATGGCCTTAATCCCAACCCAGTGGCTCCCATCCATCGGGATCACCAGCAGTCGCCCAGAGAAACCGCCGGAACCACCCACACCAGTTATCTTGTTACCAGTATCTACGGTTGGACCAGTTATCTCTGGGCTACTAGTACGACCAAGCTGACTACTATCAATGGTAACATTAGTATTATTGTAC encodes:
- the LOC105010391 gene encoding UDP-glucuronosyltransferase 1-1, with amino-acid sequence MGVRAVASVCLLLLTIAPGQSVSRDAGSGSGRGSGLSSSSTETGSKTDHEVEDTTLTGDSGDTTLTGDSGDTTLTGDSGDTTLTGDSGDTTLTGDSGDTTLTGDSGDTTLTGDSGDTTLTGDSGDTTLTGDSGDTTLTGEYNNTNVTIDSSQLGRTSSPEITGPTVDTGNKITGVGGSGGFSGRLLVIPMDGSHWVGIKAIAEEMGRRGHQVTVVIPEVSIRLGPSRHYKTVSYPVPYDQEMVDKLMDNSKENIRANKLPLVERMCQRFANIQKISSFIHTTAESLLFNSTLITSLEQQGFDAVLTDPLVPTGNLIARHLGIPSVCLLRGLPCGQDLVSAACPSPPSYVPRFLTRHTDTMSFSQRVVNVLVSMVEPLLCRLMFWRFDQLAYRFLGEEVGVAEVLADSAIWLLRYDFTMEFPRPLMPNMVLVGGINCHVRNPLPQELNQWVSGENGFIVFSLGTTVSSLPDDITHIFLQAFALIPQKVLWRYTGSVPDHIPDNVKLMKWLPQNDLLAHSGARAFLTHAGTHGLYEGVCHAVPMVMLPLFGDQYDNAHRLAGKGAGMVLDINHVTMETLIQALDEVINNTRYKSSLLKLSAIHKDRPIDPLELSVYWTEFVMRNKGAGHLRVAAQDLSWFQYHSLDVLGLLVIVVIAIVTVIVKCLSLCIRRITRKRKQD